A single genomic interval of Perca fluviatilis chromosome 19, GENO_Pfluv_1.0, whole genome shotgun sequence harbors:
- the zbtb18 gene encoding zinc finger and BTB domain-containing protein 18 isoform X1, which produces MAVERAQLEVASPSEDDVRAADRLPSTPPPPPPSLHCLHPSPVLYCESQRQPGRVSTVCVCVCVCAHAVYVCVFVAADQRQLGGGGGGRWYLVPPPTSPPLCICPSQFEQRVFFFACLPLLLFLLSSSTHSLIQKERARKRKSKKERERDTQPFPAREPSYSATVELIKLMHTAAGYEDGKMEFPDHSRHLLQCLSEQRHQGFLCDSTVLVGDAQFRAHRAVLASCSMYFHLFYKDQLDKRDVVHLNNDIVTAPAFSLLLEFMYEGKLQFQDLPVEDVLAAASYLHMYDIVKVCKKRLKQKSTTEADSTRREEDGGSSCSDKADSLSDGSIGRPATADLLHSDEEEEGKVEGGPLWLRLPSADRPRTPAVATTSPGHGEAEMQGGDGLGEGGKLLSPAGSPTSSTGSLSQRSHRSVSSRGAHRGRRVSNDAADCVLDLSVKPIAGSNHNNHHQSYFSGAATPDSLQSPLAVRVKVERGVASDEEEDLGGGDYDMEHSGITKATAPTTNGGLAHHGVGGPLSAQRRLGLEAHLSALREASLASELEREEKSSATADDEDILGGEHERAQAEVNSMDSSLLPYVSNMLSAQHTQIFMCPLCNKVFPSPHILQLHLSSHFREQEGIRSKPAGDVNVPTCTICSKTFSCMYTLKRHERTHSGEKPYTCTTCGKSFQYSHNLSRHAVVHTREKPHACKWCERRFTQSGDLYRHIRKFHCELVNSLSVKSEPLALPNVRDWAIEDSSQELWK; this is translated from the exons ATGGCTGTAGAAAGAGCACAGCTGGAGGTAGCATCTCCATCTGAGGATGATGTCAGAGCAGCTGACAGGCTGCCATCcaccccacctcctcctcctccatccctccactGCCTCCACCCCTCCCCAGTCCTTTATTGTGAGTCTCAGCGGCAGCCTGGGAGAGttagtactgtgtgtgtgtgtgtgtgtgtctgtgcgcacgctgtgtatgtgtgtgtgtttgtggctgcCGATCAGCGCCagttaggaggaggaggaggagggaggtggtATCTCGTTCCCCCTCCAACATCTCCTCCACTTTGCATCTGTCCCTCGCAGTTTGAAcagcgtgtttttttttttgcctgcctccctcttcttctttttcttctctcctcttctacCCACTCATTGATTCAGAAAGAGCGAGCgaggaagagaaagagcaagaaagaaagagagagagatacacagCCATTCCCAGCCAGAGAGCCCAGCTATTCTGCTACAGTGGAGTTAATCAAGTTGATGCATACTGCTGCAG GTTATGAGGACGGCAAGATGGAGTTCCCAGACCACAGCAGACATTTACTCCAGTGTCTGAGCGAACAGCGGCACCAGGGCTTCCTGTGTGACTCCACGGTGCTGGTGGGCGATGCCCAGTTCCGGGCCCACCGAGCTGTGTTGGCCTCCTGCAGCATGTACTTTCACCTCTTCTACAAGGACCAGCTGGACAAGAGGGACGTGGTGCACCTCAACAACGACATTGTCACAGCACCGGCCTTTTCCCTGCTCCTGGAGTTCATGTATGAGGGCAAGCTGCAGTTCCAGGACCTTCCCGTAGAGGATGTGCTGGCAGCGGCCAGCTACTTGCACATGTATGACATCGTCAAGGTGTGTAAGAAACGTTTGAAGCAGAAGTCCACGACGGAGGCAGACAGCACGCGCCGAGAAGAGGATGGTGGGTCCAGCTGCTCCGATAAGGCCGACAGTCTATCAGATGGCTCTATAGGCCGGCCTGCTACTGCCGACCTGCTGCAcagtgatgaagaggaggaggggaaggtCGAAGGAGGACCGCTGTGGCTGAGGCTGCCGTCTGCAGACAGACCAAGGACACCAGCCGTGGCTACAACCAGCCCAGGGCATGGCGAGGCGGAGATGCAGGGTGGGGATGGGCTGGGGGAGGGAGGAAAGCTGCTCTCCCCGGCCGGCAGCCCCACCAGCTCCACTGGATCCCTCTCACAGAGGTCCCACCGCTCCGTGAGCTCTCGTGGAGCGCACAGGGGCAGGAGGGTGTCGAATGATGCGGCTGACTGCGTCCTGGACCTGTCAGTCAAGCCAATTGCAGGCAGCAACCACAATAACCACCACCAGTCCTATTTCAGCGGGGCAGCTACACCAGACAGCCTCCAGAGCCCATTGGCTGTGAGGGTGAAGGTGGAGAGGGGTGTGGCTTCCGACGAGGAAGAGGATCTGGGAGGTGGCGACTATGACATGGAACACAGCGGCATCACCAAGGCGACGGCTCCCACCACCAACGGGGGCCTGGCCCACCACGGGGTCGGAGGGCCTCTGTCGGCCCAGCGGAGGCTCGGCCTGGAAGCTCACCTGTCCGCTCTGCGAGAGGCCTCTCTGGCCTCGGAGCTGGAGCGGGAGGAGAAGAGTTCAGCCACCGCAGACGACGAGGACATACTAGGGGGTGAACACGAGCGCGCCCAGGCCGAGGTGAACAGCATGGATAGTTCCTTGCTGCCCTACGTCTCCAACATGCTGTCAGCTCAACACACCCAGATCTTCATGTGCCCGCTGTGTAACAAGGTATTCCCCTCCCCGCACATCCTCCAGCTTCACCTCAGCTCCCACTTCCGGGAGCAGGAGGGCATCCGCTCCAAGCCCGCTGGAGACGTCAACGTGCCCACCTGCACCATCTGCAGCAAGACCTTCTCCTGCATGTACACGCTGAAGCGCCACGAGCGGACACACTCCGGTGAGAAACCCTACACCTGCACCACCTGCGGCAAGAGCTTCCAATACTCACACAACCTCAGCCGCCACGCAGTGGTGCACACGCGCGAGAAGCCGCACGCTTGCAAGTGGTGCGAACGGCGCTTCACGCAGTCCGGGGACCTCTACCGACACATCCGCAAGTTCCATTGCGAACTTGTCAACTCGCTGTCAGTGAAGAGCGAGCCACTGGCACTGCCCAATGTCAGGGATTGGGCGATTGAGGACAGCTCCCAGGAACTGTGGAAGTAG
- the zbtb18 gene encoding zinc finger and BTB domain-containing protein 18 isoform X4 has protein sequence MHTAAGYEDGKMEFPDHSRHLLQCLSEQRHQGFLCDSTVLVGDAQFRAHRAVLASCSMYFHLFYKDQLDKRDVVHLNNDIVTAPAFSLLLEFMYEGKLQFQDLPVEDVLAAASYLHMYDIVKVCKKRLKQKSTTEADSTRREEDGGSSCSDKADSLSDGSIGRPATADLLHSDEEEEGKVEGGPLWLRLPSADRPRTPAVATTSPGHGEAEMQGGDGLGEGGKLLSPAGSPTSSTGSLSQRSHRSVSSRGAHRGRRVSNDAADCVLDLSVKPIAGSNHNNHHQSYFSGAATPDSLQSPLAVRVKVERGVASDEEEDLGGGDYDMEHSGITKATAPTTNGGLAHHGVGGPLSAQRRLGLEAHLSALREASLASELEREEKSSATADDEDILGGEHERAQAEVNSMDSSLLPYVSNMLSAQHTQIFMCPLCNKVFPSPHILQLHLSSHFREQEGIRSKPAGDVNVPTCTICSKTFSCMYTLKRHERTHSGEKPYTCTTCGKSFQYSHNLSRHAVVHTREKPHACKWCERRFTQSGDLYRHIRKFHCELVNSLSVKSEPLALPNVRDWAIEDSSQELWK, from the exons ATGCATACTGCTGCAG GTTATGAGGACGGCAAGATGGAGTTCCCAGACCACAGCAGACATTTACTCCAGTGTCTGAGCGAACAGCGGCACCAGGGCTTCCTGTGTGACTCCACGGTGCTGGTGGGCGATGCCCAGTTCCGGGCCCACCGAGCTGTGTTGGCCTCCTGCAGCATGTACTTTCACCTCTTCTACAAGGACCAGCTGGACAAGAGGGACGTGGTGCACCTCAACAACGACATTGTCACAGCACCGGCCTTTTCCCTGCTCCTGGAGTTCATGTATGAGGGCAAGCTGCAGTTCCAGGACCTTCCCGTAGAGGATGTGCTGGCAGCGGCCAGCTACTTGCACATGTATGACATCGTCAAGGTGTGTAAGAAACGTTTGAAGCAGAAGTCCACGACGGAGGCAGACAGCACGCGCCGAGAAGAGGATGGTGGGTCCAGCTGCTCCGATAAGGCCGACAGTCTATCAGATGGCTCTATAGGCCGGCCTGCTACTGCCGACCTGCTGCAcagtgatgaagaggaggaggggaaggtCGAAGGAGGACCGCTGTGGCTGAGGCTGCCGTCTGCAGACAGACCAAGGACACCAGCCGTGGCTACAACCAGCCCAGGGCATGGCGAGGCGGAGATGCAGGGTGGGGATGGGCTGGGGGAGGGAGGAAAGCTGCTCTCCCCGGCCGGCAGCCCCACCAGCTCCACTGGATCCCTCTCACAGAGGTCCCACCGCTCCGTGAGCTCTCGTGGAGCGCACAGGGGCAGGAGGGTGTCGAATGATGCGGCTGACTGCGTCCTGGACCTGTCAGTCAAGCCAATTGCAGGCAGCAACCACAATAACCACCACCAGTCCTATTTCAGCGGGGCAGCTACACCAGACAGCCTCCAGAGCCCATTGGCTGTGAGGGTGAAGGTGGAGAGGGGTGTGGCTTCCGACGAGGAAGAGGATCTGGGAGGTGGCGACTATGACATGGAACACAGCGGCATCACCAAGGCGACGGCTCCCACCACCAACGGGGGCCTGGCCCACCACGGGGTCGGAGGGCCTCTGTCGGCCCAGCGGAGGCTCGGCCTGGAAGCTCACCTGTCCGCTCTGCGAGAGGCCTCTCTGGCCTCGGAGCTGGAGCGGGAGGAGAAGAGTTCAGCCACCGCAGACGACGAGGACATACTAGGGGGTGAACACGAGCGCGCCCAGGCCGAGGTGAACAGCATGGATAGTTCCTTGCTGCCCTACGTCTCCAACATGCTGTCAGCTCAACACACCCAGATCTTCATGTGCCCGCTGTGTAACAAGGTATTCCCCTCCCCGCACATCCTCCAGCTTCACCTCAGCTCCCACTTCCGGGAGCAGGAGGGCATCCGCTCCAAGCCCGCTGGAGACGTCAACGTGCCCACCTGCACCATCTGCAGCAAGACCTTCTCCTGCATGTACACGCTGAAGCGCCACGAGCGGACACACTCCGGTGAGAAACCCTACACCTGCACCACCTGCGGCAAGAGCTTCCAATACTCACACAACCTCAGCCGCCACGCAGTGGTGCACACGCGCGAGAAGCCGCACGCTTGCAAGTGGTGCGAACGGCGCTTCACGCAGTCCGGGGACCTCTACCGACACATCCGCAAGTTCCATTGCGAACTTGTCAACTCGCTGTCAGTGAAGAGCGAGCCACTGGCACTGCCCAATGTCAGGGATTGGGCGATTGAGGACAGCTCCCAGGAACTGTGGAAGTAG
- the zbtb18 gene encoding zinc finger and BTB domain-containing protein 18 isoform X3, whose product MYFLRQDKSTWLTGYEDGKMEFPDHSRHLLQCLSEQRHQGFLCDSTVLVGDAQFRAHRAVLASCSMYFHLFYKDQLDKRDVVHLNNDIVTAPAFSLLLEFMYEGKLQFQDLPVEDVLAAASYLHMYDIVKVCKKRLKQKSTTEADSTRREEDGGSSCSDKADSLSDGSIGRPATADLLHSDEEEEGKVEGGPLWLRLPSADRPRTPAVATTSPGHGEAEMQGGDGLGEGGKLLSPAGSPTSSTGSLSQRSHRSVSSRGAHRGRRVSNDAADCVLDLSVKPIAGSNHNNHHQSYFSGAATPDSLQSPLAVRVKVERGVASDEEEDLGGGDYDMEHSGITKATAPTTNGGLAHHGVGGPLSAQRRLGLEAHLSALREASLASELEREEKSSATADDEDILGGEHERAQAEVNSMDSSLLPYVSNMLSAQHTQIFMCPLCNKVFPSPHILQLHLSSHFREQEGIRSKPAGDVNVPTCTICSKTFSCMYTLKRHERTHSGEKPYTCTTCGKSFQYSHNLSRHAVVHTREKPHACKWCERRFTQSGDLYRHIRKFHCELVNSLSVKSEPLALPNVRDWAIEDSSQELWK is encoded by the exons ATGTATTTTCTCAGGCAGGACAAATCGACTTGGTTAACAG GTTATGAGGACGGCAAGATGGAGTTCCCAGACCACAGCAGACATTTACTCCAGTGTCTGAGCGAACAGCGGCACCAGGGCTTCCTGTGTGACTCCACGGTGCTGGTGGGCGATGCCCAGTTCCGGGCCCACCGAGCTGTGTTGGCCTCCTGCAGCATGTACTTTCACCTCTTCTACAAGGACCAGCTGGACAAGAGGGACGTGGTGCACCTCAACAACGACATTGTCACAGCACCGGCCTTTTCCCTGCTCCTGGAGTTCATGTATGAGGGCAAGCTGCAGTTCCAGGACCTTCCCGTAGAGGATGTGCTGGCAGCGGCCAGCTACTTGCACATGTATGACATCGTCAAGGTGTGTAAGAAACGTTTGAAGCAGAAGTCCACGACGGAGGCAGACAGCACGCGCCGAGAAGAGGATGGTGGGTCCAGCTGCTCCGATAAGGCCGACAGTCTATCAGATGGCTCTATAGGCCGGCCTGCTACTGCCGACCTGCTGCAcagtgatgaagaggaggaggggaaggtCGAAGGAGGACCGCTGTGGCTGAGGCTGCCGTCTGCAGACAGACCAAGGACACCAGCCGTGGCTACAACCAGCCCAGGGCATGGCGAGGCGGAGATGCAGGGTGGGGATGGGCTGGGGGAGGGAGGAAAGCTGCTCTCCCCGGCCGGCAGCCCCACCAGCTCCACTGGATCCCTCTCACAGAGGTCCCACCGCTCCGTGAGCTCTCGTGGAGCGCACAGGGGCAGGAGGGTGTCGAATGATGCGGCTGACTGCGTCCTGGACCTGTCAGTCAAGCCAATTGCAGGCAGCAACCACAATAACCACCACCAGTCCTATTTCAGCGGGGCAGCTACACCAGACAGCCTCCAGAGCCCATTGGCTGTGAGGGTGAAGGTGGAGAGGGGTGTGGCTTCCGACGAGGAAGAGGATCTGGGAGGTGGCGACTATGACATGGAACACAGCGGCATCACCAAGGCGACGGCTCCCACCACCAACGGGGGCCTGGCCCACCACGGGGTCGGAGGGCCTCTGTCGGCCCAGCGGAGGCTCGGCCTGGAAGCTCACCTGTCCGCTCTGCGAGAGGCCTCTCTGGCCTCGGAGCTGGAGCGGGAGGAGAAGAGTTCAGCCACCGCAGACGACGAGGACATACTAGGGGGTGAACACGAGCGCGCCCAGGCCGAGGTGAACAGCATGGATAGTTCCTTGCTGCCCTACGTCTCCAACATGCTGTCAGCTCAACACACCCAGATCTTCATGTGCCCGCTGTGTAACAAGGTATTCCCCTCCCCGCACATCCTCCAGCTTCACCTCAGCTCCCACTTCCGGGAGCAGGAGGGCATCCGCTCCAAGCCCGCTGGAGACGTCAACGTGCCCACCTGCACCATCTGCAGCAAGACCTTCTCCTGCATGTACACGCTGAAGCGCCACGAGCGGACACACTCCGGTGAGAAACCCTACACCTGCACCACCTGCGGCAAGAGCTTCCAATACTCACACAACCTCAGCCGCCACGCAGTGGTGCACACGCGCGAGAAGCCGCACGCTTGCAAGTGGTGCGAACGGCGCTTCACGCAGTCCGGGGACCTCTACCGACACATCCGCAAGTTCCATTGCGAACTTGTCAACTCGCTGTCAGTGAAGAGCGAGCCACTGGCACTGCCCAATGTCAGGGATTGGGCGATTGAGGACAGCTCCCAGGAACTGTGGAAGTAG
- the zbtb18 gene encoding zinc finger and BTB domain-containing protein 18 isoform X2, which yields MVYLRRKYFCRCCHCYEDGKMEFPDHSRHLLQCLSEQRHQGFLCDSTVLVGDAQFRAHRAVLASCSMYFHLFYKDQLDKRDVVHLNNDIVTAPAFSLLLEFMYEGKLQFQDLPVEDVLAAASYLHMYDIVKVCKKRLKQKSTTEADSTRREEDGGSSCSDKADSLSDGSIGRPATADLLHSDEEEEGKVEGGPLWLRLPSADRPRTPAVATTSPGHGEAEMQGGDGLGEGGKLLSPAGSPTSSTGSLSQRSHRSVSSRGAHRGRRVSNDAADCVLDLSVKPIAGSNHNNHHQSYFSGAATPDSLQSPLAVRVKVERGVASDEEEDLGGGDYDMEHSGITKATAPTTNGGLAHHGVGGPLSAQRRLGLEAHLSALREASLASELEREEKSSATADDEDILGGEHERAQAEVNSMDSSLLPYVSNMLSAQHTQIFMCPLCNKVFPSPHILQLHLSSHFREQEGIRSKPAGDVNVPTCTICSKTFSCMYTLKRHERTHSGEKPYTCTTCGKSFQYSHNLSRHAVVHTREKPHACKWCERRFTQSGDLYRHIRKFHCELVNSLSVKSEPLALPNVRDWAIEDSSQELWK from the exons ATGGTGTATTTGAGAAGAAAATATTTCTGTAGATGTTGTCATT GTTATGAGGACGGCAAGATGGAGTTCCCAGACCACAGCAGACATTTACTCCAGTGTCTGAGCGAACAGCGGCACCAGGGCTTCCTGTGTGACTCCACGGTGCTGGTGGGCGATGCCCAGTTCCGGGCCCACCGAGCTGTGTTGGCCTCCTGCAGCATGTACTTTCACCTCTTCTACAAGGACCAGCTGGACAAGAGGGACGTGGTGCACCTCAACAACGACATTGTCACAGCACCGGCCTTTTCCCTGCTCCTGGAGTTCATGTATGAGGGCAAGCTGCAGTTCCAGGACCTTCCCGTAGAGGATGTGCTGGCAGCGGCCAGCTACTTGCACATGTATGACATCGTCAAGGTGTGTAAGAAACGTTTGAAGCAGAAGTCCACGACGGAGGCAGACAGCACGCGCCGAGAAGAGGATGGTGGGTCCAGCTGCTCCGATAAGGCCGACAGTCTATCAGATGGCTCTATAGGCCGGCCTGCTACTGCCGACCTGCTGCAcagtgatgaagaggaggaggggaaggtCGAAGGAGGACCGCTGTGGCTGAGGCTGCCGTCTGCAGACAGACCAAGGACACCAGCCGTGGCTACAACCAGCCCAGGGCATGGCGAGGCGGAGATGCAGGGTGGGGATGGGCTGGGGGAGGGAGGAAAGCTGCTCTCCCCGGCCGGCAGCCCCACCAGCTCCACTGGATCCCTCTCACAGAGGTCCCACCGCTCCGTGAGCTCTCGTGGAGCGCACAGGGGCAGGAGGGTGTCGAATGATGCGGCTGACTGCGTCCTGGACCTGTCAGTCAAGCCAATTGCAGGCAGCAACCACAATAACCACCACCAGTCCTATTTCAGCGGGGCAGCTACACCAGACAGCCTCCAGAGCCCATTGGCTGTGAGGGTGAAGGTGGAGAGGGGTGTGGCTTCCGACGAGGAAGAGGATCTGGGAGGTGGCGACTATGACATGGAACACAGCGGCATCACCAAGGCGACGGCTCCCACCACCAACGGGGGCCTGGCCCACCACGGGGTCGGAGGGCCTCTGTCGGCCCAGCGGAGGCTCGGCCTGGAAGCTCACCTGTCCGCTCTGCGAGAGGCCTCTCTGGCCTCGGAGCTGGAGCGGGAGGAGAAGAGTTCAGCCACCGCAGACGACGAGGACATACTAGGGGGTGAACACGAGCGCGCCCAGGCCGAGGTGAACAGCATGGATAGTTCCTTGCTGCCCTACGTCTCCAACATGCTGTCAGCTCAACACACCCAGATCTTCATGTGCCCGCTGTGTAACAAGGTATTCCCCTCCCCGCACATCCTCCAGCTTCACCTCAGCTCCCACTTCCGGGAGCAGGAGGGCATCCGCTCCAAGCCCGCTGGAGACGTCAACGTGCCCACCTGCACCATCTGCAGCAAGACCTTCTCCTGCATGTACACGCTGAAGCGCCACGAGCGGACACACTCCGGTGAGAAACCCTACACCTGCACCACCTGCGGCAAGAGCTTCCAATACTCACACAACCTCAGCCGCCACGCAGTGGTGCACACGCGCGAGAAGCCGCACGCTTGCAAGTGGTGCGAACGGCGCTTCACGCAGTCCGGGGACCTCTACCGACACATCCGCAAGTTCCATTGCGAACTTGTCAACTCGCTGTCAGTGAAGAGCGAGCCACTGGCACTGCCCAATGTCAGGGATTGGGCGATTGAGGACAGCTCCCAGGAACTGTGGAAGTAG
- the zbtb18 gene encoding zinc finger and BTB domain-containing protein 18 isoform X5, with protein sequence MEFPDHSRHLLQCLSEQRHQGFLCDSTVLVGDAQFRAHRAVLASCSMYFHLFYKDQLDKRDVVHLNNDIVTAPAFSLLLEFMYEGKLQFQDLPVEDVLAAASYLHMYDIVKVCKKRLKQKSTTEADSTRREEDGGSSCSDKADSLSDGSIGRPATADLLHSDEEEEGKVEGGPLWLRLPSADRPRTPAVATTSPGHGEAEMQGGDGLGEGGKLLSPAGSPTSSTGSLSQRSHRSVSSRGAHRGRRVSNDAADCVLDLSVKPIAGSNHNNHHQSYFSGAATPDSLQSPLAVRVKVERGVASDEEEDLGGGDYDMEHSGITKATAPTTNGGLAHHGVGGPLSAQRRLGLEAHLSALREASLASELEREEKSSATADDEDILGGEHERAQAEVNSMDSSLLPYVSNMLSAQHTQIFMCPLCNKVFPSPHILQLHLSSHFREQEGIRSKPAGDVNVPTCTICSKTFSCMYTLKRHERTHSGEKPYTCTTCGKSFQYSHNLSRHAVVHTREKPHACKWCERRFTQSGDLYRHIRKFHCELVNSLSVKSEPLALPNVRDWAIEDSSQELWK encoded by the coding sequence ATGGAGTTCCCAGACCACAGCAGACATTTACTCCAGTGTCTGAGCGAACAGCGGCACCAGGGCTTCCTGTGTGACTCCACGGTGCTGGTGGGCGATGCCCAGTTCCGGGCCCACCGAGCTGTGTTGGCCTCCTGCAGCATGTACTTTCACCTCTTCTACAAGGACCAGCTGGACAAGAGGGACGTGGTGCACCTCAACAACGACATTGTCACAGCACCGGCCTTTTCCCTGCTCCTGGAGTTCATGTATGAGGGCAAGCTGCAGTTCCAGGACCTTCCCGTAGAGGATGTGCTGGCAGCGGCCAGCTACTTGCACATGTATGACATCGTCAAGGTGTGTAAGAAACGTTTGAAGCAGAAGTCCACGACGGAGGCAGACAGCACGCGCCGAGAAGAGGATGGTGGGTCCAGCTGCTCCGATAAGGCCGACAGTCTATCAGATGGCTCTATAGGCCGGCCTGCTACTGCCGACCTGCTGCAcagtgatgaagaggaggaggggaaggtCGAAGGAGGACCGCTGTGGCTGAGGCTGCCGTCTGCAGACAGACCAAGGACACCAGCCGTGGCTACAACCAGCCCAGGGCATGGCGAGGCGGAGATGCAGGGTGGGGATGGGCTGGGGGAGGGAGGAAAGCTGCTCTCCCCGGCCGGCAGCCCCACCAGCTCCACTGGATCCCTCTCACAGAGGTCCCACCGCTCCGTGAGCTCTCGTGGAGCGCACAGGGGCAGGAGGGTGTCGAATGATGCGGCTGACTGCGTCCTGGACCTGTCAGTCAAGCCAATTGCAGGCAGCAACCACAATAACCACCACCAGTCCTATTTCAGCGGGGCAGCTACACCAGACAGCCTCCAGAGCCCATTGGCTGTGAGGGTGAAGGTGGAGAGGGGTGTGGCTTCCGACGAGGAAGAGGATCTGGGAGGTGGCGACTATGACATGGAACACAGCGGCATCACCAAGGCGACGGCTCCCACCACCAACGGGGGCCTGGCCCACCACGGGGTCGGAGGGCCTCTGTCGGCCCAGCGGAGGCTCGGCCTGGAAGCTCACCTGTCCGCTCTGCGAGAGGCCTCTCTGGCCTCGGAGCTGGAGCGGGAGGAGAAGAGTTCAGCCACCGCAGACGACGAGGACATACTAGGGGGTGAACACGAGCGCGCCCAGGCCGAGGTGAACAGCATGGATAGTTCCTTGCTGCCCTACGTCTCCAACATGCTGTCAGCTCAACACACCCAGATCTTCATGTGCCCGCTGTGTAACAAGGTATTCCCCTCCCCGCACATCCTCCAGCTTCACCTCAGCTCCCACTTCCGGGAGCAGGAGGGCATCCGCTCCAAGCCCGCTGGAGACGTCAACGTGCCCACCTGCACCATCTGCAGCAAGACCTTCTCCTGCATGTACACGCTGAAGCGCCACGAGCGGACACACTCCGGTGAGAAACCCTACACCTGCACCACCTGCGGCAAGAGCTTCCAATACTCACACAACCTCAGCCGCCACGCAGTGGTGCACACGCGCGAGAAGCCGCACGCTTGCAAGTGGTGCGAACGGCGCTTCACGCAGTCCGGGGACCTCTACCGACACATCCGCAAGTTCCATTGCGAACTTGTCAACTCGCTGTCAGTGAAGAGCGAGCCACTGGCACTGCCCAATGTCAGGGATTGGGCGATTGAGGACAGCTCCCAGGAACTGTGGAAGTAG